In the Vicia villosa cultivar HV-30 ecotype Madison, WI unplaced genomic scaffold, Vvil1.0 ctg.000011F_1_1, whole genome shotgun sequence genome, tagaatccaaatttaaaaaatattaatctttGTGAGTGATATATACTCAAATACGTTTTGTAATTATCCAAATTATCCAAATTTTATGTCTAAACTATTATAATTaacttctattattattattattattattattattattattattattatatatattattttagtagaatccaaattttatatatatatatatatatatatatatatatatatatatatatatatatatatatatatatatatatatatatatatatatatatatatatatatatatatatatatagaatccaaatttaaaaaaaaatattaatctttGTGAGTGATATATACTCAAATACGTTTTGTAATTATCCAAATTTTATGTCTAAACTATTATAATTaacttctattattattattattattattattattattattattattattattattattattattattattattattattattattattataatatttggtTAATGTTGAAGCAGACTCATTTACCTACCACCTCGGTATTAGTAGTTTGAAAGAGGACTATATTCTCTCCATAGTAAAGGTAGAACACAAAAACATAAAAACTTGAGAGGAAAGGAGAGTGGTCCAGTGATAATAGTGAGATTGAGAGAATAGAAAGGGGAAATTTTATGGCAACACATGAGGAGTAAGTAGAAGATAAAACTAGAGAGAGTCTATCAGAGGAAGATAGTAAATAAGAAATAAAGGATATTTCTAAAagttttttcttttgtaattctCTAAATCATTGAGAGCGCTCTAGAATATGTGTGAGGAGAAATTGGAAAATTAAAGATAACTGAAATTTGAGGGAATGAAATCTTGGGCTCATCATCTCACTCATGAACACTTCAAAGTAATGTAGAAAACCTATCTAAAAGTCTCACTAGTTCAATGTGTTATGGATGTTTTAAGTTTCACTTGTGCATTTCATTCATCCCTCTTTGCAGGTAAGGGTATTGTGAAGAAAATTTATAAAATGAGAATTTGAGAAAATATAGCTATAAAATAGATAGTGGGTGTTTGATTTATATAGCTATAAAATAGATAATGggtgtttgattttattcaagAGTTTTGTGTGATTGGATTGGGTTTTTCATGCATGAAGTTTTGGTATTGGATCTTAGTTCATGGAAAATTGATGTAGTTGGTTTGAGGTGACATTGATgtgaatcataaaaaatatattgtttttgtttattttgtatcATTGTTGTTAACTTCGTGAATCTAATAAGTGGTTAGACATGAATGTTGAGAATTTGTATGGTTATAAGGAACTGTTGGTAACGGGGATGTGTATCGTAGGATTTTAATGTTGTATTCAtgatgttgttattattgttgttgttgatggttGAATATGTGTTGCTTAGTGTTGtcaggttttttatttataaaaggtttttttttttttaaaaaatcatatcAATTAACAGAAACCTGCGACCTAACTTATACAAGTCAAGGTTAGaccagatttttttttaaataaaaaaggtttagacttttttataagtctatttagttaaatCGGTTAGACCACGAGTGATAAAAATGTCTTTAAATCTATCAGtctgacctattttattaaatatgaattaattattatttttttatattgtattttataatttatattgaaatgcaaaaataaagtttaattatCTTGAACAACAtgtgaaaataagttgaaaaaactTTATGaataatgtcataagttgttttcataagtgTTAGTGCACAAGGTGATGAAATGAAAGCAAAAGGAAAATTATATTCTTCGTAAATGACTGCTACAAAAGACTATGAAATGATTAAGTTTAAATGCAGCTACAACTAGTCTATTTATACACAGAAAACTAGGGTTGCCACGTAGGCCATAACAAAAGTAAACTTAATAACTAAGTAAGCAAAATAAACTAGAACCTAATAGCTAAGCATAACAAACACGAATTCCAGAACCTAAACACATTTTTGGAACGCAACATCAGAAGCTTCTGCTTCTGAGCAACACTACTTATGAGTAATCACCTCAGGAGCTTCTGATTCTAACAACAACTTCTGGATATGAATTACTTCTAACaacatcccttaattcatattcagctTACCAAAACTATAACCCCAATTCCATCCCTCAAATGGATAAAGTGTTCAGTCTTGACATCCTTCGTCAGAACATCGTCAGAACTCTATTCAGAAAAACAAATTTCTCCTTTAGAATCCATCTGACCCTCATGGCTTTCTTCTCCTTTGGAAGCTCAGTTAACTCCCAAGTCTTTTATCTCTCTGTAggctcaagttcttctttcatggtaTTTAGCCATACTTTCTTCTTGAGAGCTTCTTCAATACACACTTGTTCAAAATCTACTTTTGATTCTAGAACCGTGTCTCCTTCTaaactttcttcaaaagttcGACTACCACAAGAAGCTACACCTTTGTTAACTTCTGGACCTCATCCAGAACCACTACCTTCAGAAGTACCACCTTTAAAAGTTGGATCGCCTTCAGAAGcttcttcttcagaagttccaccTTCAGAATCATGACCACCGTCAGAGGATGAATTAGCTTCAGAAGCTCTTCCTTCAGAAGTTCCACCTTCAATGTCATGATTACCATCAGAAACACGATCATCTCCATAAGCTTGTCCTCCAAAACCCACATCTTcggagttttcccttccagaaacTTGATCACCACCAGATTCTGGACCATCGTcaaaatctggatcagaatcagattcaccatctgactcatctttgGAGTCTCCTTCTTCTTCCTCAGAGTCACCTTCAGAATCTGACTCACCTTCTGAACTTTCGagtt is a window encoding:
- the LOC131621803 gene encoding uncharacterized protein LOC131621803, with the protein product MRIEELQISLEAQELRLTEITSEREVEHVLKASFVKKDHKQEIHEAKISIGDSDDEPVLLMAYESDEEPLEDDYEVEDKSEFEGDSEFDGESEDELESEEEYASEEKSEFEGSEDESELESSEGESDSEGDSEEEEGDSKDESDGESDSDPDFDDGPESGGDQVSGRENSEDVGFGGQAYGDDRVSDGNHDIEGGTSEGRASEANSSSDGGHDSEGGTSEEEASEGDPTFKGGTSEGSGSG